Within Oscillatoria nigro-viridis PCC 7112, the genomic segment CTTGTTAACCAGCCATCGCTCTCTTGTTAACCAGCCCTCACCATCAGACGTTTAATCGTCTGACCGCGTGCGATCGCCTCACTCGCTATAATTTATACAAACAAATTAAATTAAGTTAGAGTTGGGTAGGGGTCAGTCTCACTTTGATAAACCCTCTAATAGCCCTCTCCAATTGGAGGGGATAAAATCACCTGAATAGCGCTTTTAAATTACAGTTGTTAACTTGTATCTTGGGAAAAGGTTTTTACTGATTAAAAACTATGAAAACTTTACCGGAAGCCAAACCTAGAGAGCTGTTATCCAACCATATTCACATTCGCCTAACTGACTCTGACTACAATCAAATTAAAGCAAGAGCCTCGCTAGTCAATTTGAGCATGAGCGACTTCATGCGCCGTGCAGCTTTGAGGAGAACCATGCCGCGCCCTCTAGCTGCATTTGACTTAAAAGCCTATCAAGTTTTGTGCAAGATTGATGCCCAATTGAGAATTGCAGGAAACAACCTCAATCAGATGAAGAAAGCTTGCAATAGTGCTGTGGCATTGGGAGAACCAGTTGTTGTCAATACAGGACTCTTAGAAAGCGTGCAGCAACTCATTCGAGAAAACGAAGGTGCAATTAAAACAATAGTTGCAAACCTCGCCAAATCTACAGTACGCTAATTATTAACAAGCCTGGGCTTTACCGCCTGAGCAATCGATTCTGTGCAACTGACGGCTTTCCGGTTATGATTGGCAAACAAATCAAAGGTACAGGCTTTCGGGGCTGTCTGAACTACGTATTGGGCAAAAAAGACGCCGCTCTAATTGGCGGTACTATGTGCGGACAAACTCCTGAAGAACTCGCTGCTGAATTTGCCATCGCCCGACAACTAAGACCTAACCTGAAAGTAGCAGTTTTTCACGCCACTTTATCTGTCTATAGCACCGAAAAACTAGAAGATTCTGAAGAAAATGACCAACGCTGGCTGGCTATCGCAGCCAACTACATGAAAGCGATGGAATTTGACAACAACCAATACGCAGTTGTCAAGCACAGCGATACAGAACACGACCACATCCACATCGTCGCCAGTCGCATTTGCCTAGATGGAGGTGTTGTTGACGATAGCTGGGACTATTACAAAAGCCAAGAAACTATTCGCCAACTCGAACGGAACTACAACCTGGAAACTGTTACACCCAGTTGGGAAACAGACAAGCGAGCTCAGACTACAGGAGAACACAGGCAATTAAAAAGCAAGGGAAACAAGAGCGTCAGGGTGCAATTGCAAGACCTAATTGATGAAGTTACCCAAGACAACCCAAGTATGCCAGAATTCGTTGAGCGGTTGCAGCAACAAGCCGTAGAGGTGCAAGTCGGATTGACTCGAACTGGCTTCAGTAAAGGCATTTCTTACAATTTAGATGGAGTCGCTTTAAGCGGCACTCAGTTGGGTAAAGCCTACACTTTTTCTGGATTGCAGAAGTATCGAGGCGTTAGCTATGACAAAGGGCGAGATAACGCCCTAATTGAGGCTTTAATGCAGCCACAACACTTAGCTATCGCCCCCAGCGAGGCAGAGGAAAATGAGTTAGAGTCGTCACAATCCGAGTTAGTAGCAACTCTATCTGCAACAGCAAATGAGCTAGAGTCGTCACAATCTGAGCTAGAAACAACCGCACCTGCAACTCCTGCAACAGCAAATGAGTTAGAGTTACAACTGTCAATCCTGCCTGAAAGGAATGAAACTCAGTGGCAAAAAGTCCGATCGCATCTAGCAGTCGAGTACAGTTTACCTTTAGAGTTACTCGATTTATTGCACTCTCATTCTTGGCTGTATGCCGGCTCAGAAAAGGCTGTCTTTACAGGACGGACGCTTGAGGGAGAAGCCCGGTTCGCTTTTGTTCTCGATGAAAGAGGCAACTTTAGTACCACCCATCCCCTGTCATCTGAAGCTGCTTTCTGGGTAGCGACTACTGGAGAAATTGAGCGAGCTGTGATTGCCTGTAACCCAATCGAAGCCCTTTCAATTTTGCTTATTGAACAGGATAACTCTACAACAGCACCAGCGACACTTTACCTAGGAATTGAACGAGCTTCACAACTGCCTATAGAATTCTTACAAGAACTCGATAGCGTTATTATAGCGATTACAGAAGATTCTATGCTCGCTAGAAATGCGAGCGCGCTGCTACCGAATGCAGAAATTGTTAATCCACCGTCAAGTTGGAATGAGAGCTGGATACAATTAATTGAGCAAGAACAGCAAAATTTTCAACAAAATAACCAACCTTATAAACAGCGCATCCAAGAAATTGAATTGGATTAGTTATGGTTCCCTGACAAAGTGAGTATTGTCTAATAAAAACGCTACTTAACAAATCTCCAACTTACGACCTAAATTACTGATAGTGCTGCCACTAAGTATTACAAATTTTTGAATAGATTTATCAACTATTTTTTCTTAATCTGCTAAGTAAATTGAGACGGCGCTTGCTCATTGTTTTTTGTAAGCCGACCTTGATAAAAATAAATTATTTATAGGTTTTTTTAATCCTACAAAA encodes:
- a CDS encoding plasmid mobilization protein, which encodes MKTLPEAKPRELLSNHIHIRLTDSDYNQIKARASLVNLSMSDFMRRAALRRTMPRPLAAFDLKAYQVLCKIDAQLRIAGNNLNQMKKACNSAVALGEPVVVNTGLLESVQQLIRENEGAIKTIVANLAKSTVR
- a CDS encoding relaxase/mobilization nuclease domain-containing protein gives rise to the protein MIGKQIKGTGFRGCLNYVLGKKDAALIGGTMCGQTPEELAAEFAIARQLRPNLKVAVFHATLSVYSTEKLEDSEENDQRWLAIAANYMKAMEFDNNQYAVVKHSDTEHDHIHIVASRICLDGGVVDDSWDYYKSQETIRQLERNYNLETVTPSWETDKRAQTTGEHRQLKSKGNKSVRVQLQDLIDEVTQDNPSMPEFVERLQQQAVEVQVGLTRTGFSKGISYNLDGVALSGTQLGKAYTFSGLQKYRGVSYDKGRDNALIEALMQPQHLAIAPSEAEENELESSQSELVATLSATANELESSQSELETTAPATPATANELELQLSILPERNETQWQKVRSHLAVEYSLPLELLDLLHSHSWLYAGSEKAVFTGRTLEGEARFAFVLDERGNFSTTHPLSSEAAFWVATTGEIERAVIACNPIEALSILLIEQDNSTTAPATLYLGIERASQLPIEFLQELDSVIIAITEDSMLARNASALLPNAEIVNPPSSWNESWIQLIEQEQQNFQQNNQPYKQRIQEIELD